A single Phoenix dactylifera cultivar Barhee BC4 unplaced genomic scaffold, palm_55x_up_171113_PBpolish2nd_filt_p 001083F, whole genome shotgun sequence DNA region contains:
- the LOC120107931 gene encoding uncharacterized protein LOC120107931, with product MAKVPPHLIIALILPLTIILVRGDVAASKPQPTIQYLPTSMVEYHTIDRLANMDVNAQNPPFSKCATCECCTTKDHKNCLSMQCCYRIKCNIPSKPFGTCAFMPEACNCDSCG from the exons ATGGCCAAGGTCCCCCCTCATCTCATCATCGCTCTCATTCTTCCATTAACTATCATCCTTGTGAGAG GAGATGTTGCTGCCTCCAAGCCACAACCGACCATCCAATATCTACCCACTAGCATGGTTGAGTACCACACCATTGATAGACTCGCCAACATGGATGTCAATGCCCAAAACCCCCCCTTCAGTAAATGCGCGACGTGTGAGTGCTGTACTACCAAAGACCACAAGAATTGCTTATCAATGCAGTGTTGCTATCGCATCAAATGCAACATTCCTAGCAAGCCCTTTGGCACCTGTGCCTTCATGCCCGAAGCTTGCAACTGTGACTCATGTGGTTAA